One Solanum lycopersicum chromosome 4, SLM_r2.1 DNA window includes the following coding sequences:
- the LOC101244764 gene encoding kinase-interacting protein 1-like produces MLQRAASNAYSWWAASHIRTKQSKWLEQSLQDMQGRVETVIKLIEEDGDSFAKRAEMYYKKRPELINFVEESYRAYRALAERYDHLSKELQTAYNTIATICPEQIQLAMEEEDEYGAPTPRMPKDFTQIPPNGSSNIPKAPIKDLKGFMSTTTKQRQGKKLTDDADKNDVAKSGLSKNEAIEEIDKLQKDILALQTVKEFIRSSYKNGLERYRGIENQIMEKQQKICTLEDEFGEGQVIEDAEACTLMAEAALQSCQETLNHLQEKQDVYTQEARDEFNKIDDSCKKLKSFRHKYLPGQIDELKADRVKFPNQQVSKEIKSLQDKIKDQMDASSKGSLTMSQLAEKIDELVNKVISLETEVASQTLLIDRLRREANELQTQVQSLEDDKAAQTGDTYNLNIRVTAIEAKLATIDNINKDVVNQDSSLRTHFVETRANIEHLSGKLSSVQPDEELDGTDSSPNEVTMRQDPVTQKDYPSSGEGHKEHNSSQSNKGEFKQSTKKHVTFLQPITAGKGNVKVSAQSGTSVYETKIEEVAEKDDDLNWQQMLLSGLEDKENILLNDYKIILKDYKEVTKRLSDMEKRDREIEFDLTLQIREFKYAITKRDEEIHNLRRKLSLMHQGHASDQGKELKEENPLSDRSLKPDDLPQRKDNDTPIVEHDEEDIKTILVDRRASVLSPIEGEIRFSINSILDENLDFWLRFSSTFHQVQKFKTTIHDLQLEISKLKDKEMQDKSEIRPLYKQMKEIHSELTMWLSHTLLLKDELDRKFSALCSIQDDITKALKEGVALDGIGLSSNEAAKFQGAVFNMKQENNKVREELEAGVRRATTLQLDVEKTITQLDQEFGLNENQTQLMHTVSKSRIPLHSFIFGTKSKKQKRSVFSRIHLNRKY; encoded by the exons ATGTTACAAAGAGCTGCAAGCAATGCTTATTCATGGTGGGCTGCTAGCCACATTAGGACCAAACAATCTAAATGGCTTGAACAAAGCCTTCAAG ATATGCAAGGGAGAGTTGAAACTGTGATTAAGCTGATTGAAGAGGATGGAGATTCATTTGCCAAAAGGGCTGAAATGTACTACAAGAAAAGGCCAGAGCTGATAAACTTTGTAGAAGAATCCTATCGTGCCTATCGCGCGTTGGCTGAACGATATGATCATCTGTCAAAGGAACTACAGACTGCCTACAACACAATTGCTACTATCTGCCCAGAACAAATTCAACTAGCGATGGAAGAGGAAGACGAATATGGCGCCCCAACTCCAAGAATGCCAAAGGATTTTACACAAATTCCACCAAATGGATCATCAAACATACCAAAGGCTCCTATAAAAGACTTAAAAGGTTTTATGTCAACTACCACAAAACAAAGACAAGGCAAGAAATTGACAGATGATGCAGACAAAAATGATGTCGCGAAATCTGGTTTGTCCAAAAACGAGGCTATTGAAGAGATCGACAAGCTTCAGAAAGACATATTGGCCTTGCAAACTGTGAAAGAGTTCATAAGGAGTTCCTACAAGAATGGACTTGAAAGGTACAGAGGAATTGAAAACCAAATCATGGAAAAGCAACAAAAGATATGTACGTTGGAGGATGAATTTGGCGAGGGTCAGGTTATTGAGGATGCTGAGGCTTGCACTTTAATGGCGGAAGCAGCATTGCAATCGTGTCAAGAAACATTAAATCATCTCCAGGAGAAACAAGATGTATATACACAAGAAGCGCGAGATGAGTTCAACAAAATTGACGATTCTTGTAAGAAACTTAAGTCCTTTAGGCATAAGTATCTGCCCGGGCAAATTGATGAACTGAAGGCCGATAGAGTTAAATTCCCAAACCAACAAGTTAGTAAGGAGATAAAGTCATTACAAGACAAGATTAAGGACCAAATGGACGCGAGCTCTAAAGGGTCTTTAACGATGTCCCAATTGGCGGAGAAAATTGATGAGCTTGTGAATAAGGTGATCAGCCTAGAAACAGAAGTTGCATCTCAGACACTTTTGATTGACAGATTAAGAAGAGAAGCTAACGAACTCCAAACACAAGTTCAGTCTTTGGAAGACGATAAGGCAGCTCAGACAGGCGATACGTATAACCTGAATATAAGGGTGACCGCGATAGAAGCAAAATTGGCAACTATTGACAACATCAATAAAGATGTTGTAAACCAAGACAGTAGCCTACGAACTCACTTTGTTGAAACTCGTGCTAATATAGAACATTTATCCGGTAAATTGAGTAGTGTCCAACCGGATGAGGAGCTCGATGGAACAGATTCATCTCCAAATGAAGTGACTATGAGACAAGATCCTGTAACACAAAAAGATTATCCTAGTTCAGGTGAAGGGCACAAAGAGCACAATTCCAGTCAAAGTAACAAAGGGGAATTTAAACAATCTACAAAGAAGCACGTCACATTTCTGCAGCCAATAACAGCTGGAAAAGGCAATGTGAAAGTCTCAGCTCAATCTGGAACTAGTGTTTACGAGACGAAAATAGAGGAAGTTGCAGAGAAGGATGATGATCTTAATTGGCAACAGATGCTGTTGAGTGGTTTGGAGGATAAAGAAAACATTCtcttaaatgactataaaaTAATTCTCAAGGATTATAAGGAAGTTACAAAGAGGCTAAGTGATATGGAGAAGAGAGATAGAGAAATCGAGTTTGACCTCACACTTCAGATCAGAGAGTTTAAATATGCTATCACAAAGAGGGATGAAGAGATACATAATCTACGTCGAAAATTGAGTCTCATGCACCAAGGACATGCTTCTGATCAAGGTAAAGAGCTGAAGGAAGAAAATCCTTTATCTGATAGAAGCTTGAAACCCGATGATCTGCCTCAAAGGAAGGACAACGATACTCCTATAGTAGAGCACGATGAAGAAGACATCAAGACGATTTTGGTTGATAGACGTGCATCAGTACTATCGCCAATTGAGGGGGAAATCCGGTTTAGCATTAATTCAATTCTAGACGAAAACTTGGACTTTTGGCTAAGGTTCAGCTCAACATTCCATCAGGTTCAAAAATTCAAGACCACGATCCATGACTTGCAGCTCGAAATATCCAAACTCAAAGACAAGGAAATGCAAGATAAATCAGAAATCAGGCCTTTATATAAACAGATGAAGGAGATCCACAGTGAACTAACAATGTGGTTATCACACACATTGCTTCTAAAAGATGAACTTGATCGCAAGTTCTCAGCTTTATGCAGCATTCAGGACGATATCACAAAAGCTCTAAAAGAGGGAGTTGCATTAGACGGAATCGGATTGAGCAGTAATGAAGCAGCAAAGTTCCAAGGTGCAGTTTTCAACATGAAACAAGAGAACAACAAGGTAAGAGAGGAACTAGAAGCTGGTGTACGTCGTGCAACTACACTTCAACTAGACGTCGAGAAGACTATAACACAATTAGATCAAGAATTTGGACTTAACGAAAACCAAACACAATTGATGCACACAGTGAGCAAATCAAGAATTCCCTTACACTCATTCATCTTTGGAACTAAATCAAAGAAGCAAAAGCGTTCAGTTTTTTCGCGCATTCACCTCAATAGGAAATACTAG
- the LOC101244177 gene encoding cuscuta receptor 1-like isoform X2 yields MGTIEFPSLKNRSAPIDEGITKKCPGMSNLVVLMVAGYGINDTSFLSTLGLGKLTGLKNLERLYLPSNDFNSTIFSSLKHLPSLKHLDLTNNDIGGKIETSDIIALSNLKFLDLQMNNFEGFVTTKGSRRMSSLRNIRLGGSNSNSTNIIQSLKSFSSLKRLSYEYGDLSASSVTYAIRNLSKLEYLDLKGSYLNENFLSSIGQIESLKVLTMAFGGNNGTLPNQGWCELKNIQEVALTNNNFEGTIPSCLGNLTSLRWLSLHGNRFTGNIASYPLWRTLTSLEYLDISFNQFEIPLSFNQFDNNSKLTYLDVGQNTITRDVEFKNWIPNFQLQLFVVEGCINLQKLPSFLHYQHDLRIISIDKNQLPGKFPTWLLENNTRLAGLYARGNAFIGPWKLPSTSHLCLEQLDVSNNKLSGHVPANISSAFPKLNFLNMSQNLLEGPIPSDIGGLYLVMLDISHNLLSGGVPSDLAVSSPALTYLRLSNNRLSGTIFSKDIRPSTLFYLYLNGNRFEGPLPSNIFLKPLIALDASGNNFSGEIPRWIRDNTRLIQLDLAKNHLEGSIPVEICNLKLIQVLALSENRLSGPVPSCVSDLPLKHIHLDKNQLGGELEDSLFNISSLITLDLGYNNFTGNIPHTIALLSSLNFLLLNNNQLDGEIPIQICLLNKLSIMDLSFNKLYGPLLPCLGNFKLAENDAETRSVYYQASSRLAWLDFKSWISSTRHYHISYGFLSDFNLMDVETRVQFSTKRNSYTYKGSILKYMSGIDLSSNRLTGIIPVELGNLSKIRAFNLSHNHIFGRIPYTFSNLHEIESLDLSHNSLNGTIPVDLLELHFLAIFSVAYNNLSGAVPPFKAQFSTFDKSSYQGNPLLCGYPLDECYGTKSSNTSNNGNEESAGFLDTDSFYISFVVSYGAILLGITAVLGINPYWRTTWFRLVEVLMLNSYYFLLDNVVMPIKNRWWRNLG; encoded by the exons GTCTTGGTAAACTTACTGGACTGAAGAATTTAGAGAGACTCTATTTGCCAAGCAATGACTTCAACTCCACCATCTTTTCATCTCTTAAACATCTTCCATCTCTCAAGCATCTAGATCTCACAAACAATGACATTGGTGGAAAAATCGAAACGAGTG ATATAATAGCCTTGAGcaatttgaaatttctagaTCTTCAGATGAACAATTTTGAGGGCTTTGTGACTACCAAAG GTAGTAGAAGAATGAGTTCACTGAGGAATATACGACTTGGAGGATCTAATTCCAACTCGACCAACATCATACAATCCTTAAAATCGTTCTCATCTCTCAAGAGACTTTCTTATGAATATGGTGATCTCAGTGCTTCTTCCGTAACTTATG CAATAAGAAATCTGAGCAAACTGGAGTACTTGGATTTAAAGGGATCTTATTTAAATGAGAATTTTCTCTCAAGCATTGGACAAATAGAGTCTCTTAAAGTGCTGACTATGGCTTTTGGTGGCAACAATGGCACCCTCCCTAATCAAG gTTGGTGTGAGCTTAAAAACATTCAAGAGGTGGCACTCACTAACAACAATTTTGAGGGAACAATTCCTTCATGTCTTGGGAACTTGACATCACTTCGATGGCTTAGCCTTCATGGGAATCGCTTCACTGGAAATATAGCCTCATATCCTCTTTGGAGAACACTCACATCACTTGAGTACTTGGATATTTCATTTAACCAATTTGAAATTCCACTATCGTTCAATCAATTCGACAACAATTCAAAACTTACCTACTTGGATGTTGGCCAGAATACTATAACTAGAGATGTCGAATTCAAGAATTGGATTCCAAATTTCCAGTTGCAGCTTTTTGTTGTTGAGGGATGCATAAACCTTCAAAAATTGCCTTCTTTCCTTCATTACCAGCACGACTTGAGAATCATCTCTATAGACAAAAATCAATTGCCAGGAAAGTTTCCAACTTGGTTGTTAGAGAATAACACCAGACTTGCAGGCCTTTATGCTAGAGGTAATGCTTTCATTGGACCGTGGAAATTGCCATCCACTAGTCATCTATGTTTAGAGCAACTTGATGTCTCTAATAACAAACTAAGCGGACATGTTCCAGCAAACATAAGTTCAGCTTTCCCAAAGCTAAATTTTCTGAACATGTCACAAAATTTGCTTGAAGGTCCTATACCTTCTGATATTGGCGGGTTGTATTTAGTCATGCTGGATATATCTCACAACCTCTTGTCTGGAGGTGTTCCTAGCGATCTGGCAGTTAGTTCTCCCGCGCTGACTTACCTCCGGCTCTCAAACAATAGGTTGTCAGGGACAATATTTTCGAAGGATATCAGGCCAAGTACACTATTTTATTTGTACTTGAATGGAAATAGGTTTGAGGGACCGTTACCTAGTAACATTTTTCTCAAACCCCTTATTGCACTGGATGCTAGCGGTAATAACTTCTCTGGGGAGATTCCAAGATGGATTAGAGATAACACAAGACTGATACAGCTCGATTTAGCCAAAAATCATCTTGAAGGCTCGATTCCAGTTGAGATTTGCAATTTGAAGCTCATTCAAGTCTTAGCTTTGTCCGAAAACAGACTCTCAGGACCTGTTCCTTCTTGTGTGAGTGATTTACCCCTTAAACACATCCATCTAGACAAAAATCAATTGGGCGGTGAACTTGAAGATTCGCTTTTCAATATATCATCTCTGATAACATTGGATCTTGGATACAACAATTTTACTGGAAACATCCCACACACCATAGCTTTACTTTCAAGCCTCAACTTTCTTCTCCTCAATAATAACCAATTGGATGGAGAAATTCCAATTCAGATTTGTCTGTTAAACAAGTTATCCATCATGGATTTGTCTTTTAACAAGCTTTATGGTCCGCTCCTTCCTTGTTTGGGTAACTTCAAGCTAGCAGAAAATGATGCAGAAACAAGAAGTGTATATTATCAAGCATCTTCCAGGTTAGCTTGGTTAGATTTCAAGAGTTGGATAAGTTCAACAAGGCACTACCACATTTCATATGGATTTCTAAGTGACTTCAATTTGATGGATGTGGAAACCCGAGTTCAGTTTTCAACAAAACGAAATTCGTACACTTACAAGGGAAGCATTCTAAAATATATGTCGGGTATTGATCTCTCAAGTAACAGATTAACGGGTATAATTCCTGTTGAGCTAGGGAACCTGAGCAAAATACGAGCATTTAATCTATCGCACAACCATATCTTTGGAAGAATCCCATATACCTTCTCAAATTTACATGAAATCGAGAGTCTGGACCTATCCCACAACAGCTTGAATGGGACAATTCCTGTTGACCTACTTGAGCTACACTTTTTGGCAATATTCAGCGTAGCATACAATAACTTATCTGGTGCAGTACCACCATTTAAAGCTCAATTCTCAACTTTCGACAAAAGCAGCTATCAGGGGAATCCTTTACTATGTGGTTATCCATTAGACGAGTGTTACGGTACTAAATCATCAAACACCTCAAACAATGGAAATGAGGAATCTGCAGGATTTTTGGATACAGACAGTTTTTACATCAGCTTTGTTGTGTCTTATGGAGCAATCTTACTAGGAATAACTGCAGTACTCGGAATCAATCCTTATTGGAGAACAACATGGTTTAGGCTTGTTGAGGTTTTGATGCTCAACTCTTACTATTTTCTCTTAGACAATGTTGTTATGCCCATCAAGAATAGATGGTGGAGGAACCTTGGATAA
- the LOC101245050 gene encoding very-long-chain (3R)-3-hydroxyacyl-CoA dehydratase PASTICCINO 2 isoform X2, with product MAGVLSVLRRIYLTLYNWVVFFGWFQVFYFAVKTLKESGHEHVYDAVEKPLLLAQTAAILEILHGLVGLVRSPVSATLPQISSRLYVTWGILWSFPELRSHILVSSLVISWSITEIIRYSFFGTKEAFGSAPSWLLWLRYSTFLLLYPSGITSEVGLIYSALPYIKGSDMYSLRMPNKWNFSFDYYYAGLVALGIYVPGNPHMYGYMLGQRKKALSKSKKE from the exons ATGGCTGGAGTTTTATCAGTTCTAAGACGTATTTACCTCACACTTTACAATTGGGTTGTCTTTTTTGGATG GTTTcaagttttttattttgctGTGAAAACTCTGAAAGAATCTGGGCATGAACATGTCTATGATGCTGTAGAGAAGCCTTTGCTTTTAGCTCAAACCGCGGCCATTTTAGAG ATACTTCATGGTTTAGTGG GTTTGGTAAGATCGCCAGTATCAGCAACGCTTCCACAAATAAGTTCAAGATTATATGTAACCTGGGGTATTCTATGGAGTTTCCCTGAG CTTCGGTCTCATATTCTTGTTAGTTCTCTAGTGATTAGCTGGTCTATAACGGAG ATCATTCGGTATTCATTTTTTGGGACAAAAGAGGCATTTGGCTCTGCACCTTCGTGGCTCTTGTGGCTAAG GTATAGTACCTTCTTGTTGCTGTATCCTAGTGGCATCACAAGTGAAGTTGGTTTGATATATAGCGCTCTGCCTTACATCAAG GGATCGGATATGTATTCTCTTAGGATGCCAAACAAATGGAACTTCTCTTTCGATTACTACTATGCAGGACTTGTTGCCCTCGGTATCTATGTCCCAGGCAA TCCTCACATGTACGGTTACATGCTCGGGCAGAGAAAGAAAGCTCTCTCCAAATCGAAAAAGGAGTAG
- the LOC101245050 gene encoding very-long-chain (3R)-3-hydroxyacyl-CoA dehydratase PASTICCINO 2 isoform X1, with protein sequence MAGVLSVLRRIYLTLYNWVVFFGWFQVFYFAVKTLKESGHEHVYDAVEKPLLLAQTAAILEILHGLVGLVRSPVSATLPQISSRLYVTWGILWSFPELRSHILVSSLVISWSITEIIRYSFFGTKEAFGSAPSWLLWLRYSTFLLLYPSGITSEVGLIYSALPYIKGSDMYSLRMPNKWNFSFDYYYAGLVALGIYVPGSPHMYGYMLGQRKKALSKSKKE encoded by the exons ATGGCTGGAGTTTTATCAGTTCTAAGACGTATTTACCTCACACTTTACAATTGGGTTGTCTTTTTTGGATG GTTTcaagttttttattttgctGTGAAAACTCTGAAAGAATCTGGGCATGAACATGTCTATGATGCTGTAGAGAAGCCTTTGCTTTTAGCTCAAACCGCGGCCATTTTAGAG ATACTTCATGGTTTAGTGG GTTTGGTAAGATCGCCAGTATCAGCAACGCTTCCACAAATAAGTTCAAGATTATATGTAACCTGGGGTATTCTATGGAGTTTCCCTGAG CTTCGGTCTCATATTCTTGTTAGTTCTCTAGTGATTAGCTGGTCTATAACGGAG ATCATTCGGTATTCATTTTTTGGGACAAAAGAGGCATTTGGCTCTGCACCTTCGTGGCTCTTGTGGCTAAG GTATAGTACCTTCTTGTTGCTGTATCCTAGTGGCATCACAAGTGAAGTTGGTTTGATATATAGCGCTCTGCCTTACATCAAG GGATCGGATATGTATTCTCTTAGGATGCCAAACAAATGGAACTTCTCTTTCGATTACTACTATGCAGGACTTGTTGCCCTCGGTATCTATGTCCCAG GTAGTCCTCACATGTACGGTTACATGCTCGGGCAGAGAAAGAAAGCTCTCTCCAAATCGAAAAAGGAGTAG
- the LOC101244479 gene encoding mitochondrial ribosomal protein L51/S25/CI-B8 family protein has protein sequence MALRGVWQLRKLVVSYCNWGGSSRGIRAFMESELPALKEKNPHLEVVTELNRGQHPFLKGLYKNKNERVVCVKNLSQDEVLEAATKLRNSLGRKVVKLKTRHVTKQPSVQGTWSTALEL, from the exons ATGGCACTAAGAGGTGTTTGGCAGCTAAGGAAACTGGTAGTCAGCTATTGCAATTGGGGTGGCAGTAGCAGGGGAATAAG GGCATTCATGGAGTCTGAATTGCCAGCACTCAAGGAGAAAAATCCACATCTTGAGGTGGTCACTGAACTCAATCGTGGTCAACATCCTTTCTTGAAGGGATTATACA AGAACAAGAATGAGCGTGTTGTATGTGTGAAAAACTTGAGTCAAGATGAAGTACTTGAAGCAGCGACCAAGCTAAGGAATTCACTTGGCAGGAAGGTGGTGAAGCTGAAGACACGGCATGTTACAAAACAACCGAGCGTTCAAGGTACGTGGTCAACAGCATTGGAGTTATAA